The following are encoded in a window of Prochlorococcus marinus CUG1417 genomic DNA:
- a CDS encoding aminotransferase class V-fold PLP-dependent enzyme, which produces MRNNLRDQIPALKNKYYFNYGGQGPLPKSSLEAIVKTWEIIQDLGPFTNDMWPFIYKEILTTKRVIAQKLGVNSKNVALTENISSGMILPFWGIKVEEGEELLISDCEHPGVVAASREFCRRNKLIFKILPIQKIKNLNDENIILEILKNLNSKTKILIISHILWNFGYKIPLKQISIELKNNREDSYLLVDGAQTFGHINIEKEVFYSDLYSITSHKWACGPEGLGAIYVSDRFIHETDPTIIGWKSLKKEQGIYEPSDNLFHDDARKFEIATSCIPLLAGLRNSLDLLDKDCHEKEKNKNIKKLSRKLWDELNQSKGVELVLEKNYLNGIVSFNIENIKDKDKFVKKLGEKKIWIRVLEDPKWFRACVHQMTTEAEIDLLAREIKKILN; this is translated from the coding sequence ATGAGAAATAATCTAAGAGATCAAATACCCGCATTAAAAAATAAGTATTATTTTAACTATGGCGGTCAAGGGCCATTACCAAAATCTTCTCTAGAAGCAATAGTTAAAACTTGGGAAATTATCCAAGATTTAGGACCATTTACCAATGATATGTGGCCTTTTATTTACAAAGAAATATTGACCACAAAAAGAGTCATTGCGCAAAAATTAGGTGTCAATTCAAAGAATGTAGCTTTAACCGAAAATATCTCTTCCGGTATGATTTTGCCCTTTTGGGGAATAAAAGTAGAAGAGGGAGAAGAATTGTTAATAAGTGACTGTGAACATCCTGGAGTAGTGGCTGCAAGTCGAGAATTTTGCAGAAGAAATAAATTAATATTCAAAATTCTGCCAATCCAAAAAATTAAAAATCTAAACGACGAAAATATAATTTTAGAGATTTTGAAAAATCTAAATAGTAAGACTAAGATCCTAATTATTTCTCATATCTTATGGAACTTTGGATATAAAATTCCTTTAAAACAAATTTCTATCGAATTAAAAAATAATCGAGAAGATTCTTATTTACTTGTTGATGGTGCTCAAACCTTTGGGCACATAAATATTGAAAAAGAAGTTTTTTATTCTGATTTATATTCAATAACTTCTCATAAATGGGCATGTGGACCAGAAGGACTTGGAGCCATTTATGTCTCAGATAGATTTATTCATGAAACAGATCCAACAATAATTGGTTGGAAATCATTAAAAAAAGAACAAGGTATTTATGAGCCTTCAGATAATCTTTTTCATGATGATGCAAGGAAATTTGAAATAGCTACCTCTTGCATTCCTTTACTTGCTGGGCTCCGGAATTCTTTAGATCTTTTGGATAAAGACTGCCATGAAAAAGAAAAAAACAAAAATATCAAAAAATTAAGTAGAAAACTTTGGGATGAATTAAATCAATCAAAGGGAGTTGAATTAGTTTTAGAAAAAAATTATTTAAATGGGATTGTTAGTTTTAATATCGAAAATATTAAAGATAAGGATAAATTTGTAAAGAAACTTGGAGAAAAGAAAATTTGGATTAGAGTTTTAGAAGACCCAAAATGGTTTAGAGCATGCGTACATCAAATGACTACAGAAGCTGAGATTGATTTACTTGCTAGAGAAATAAAAAAAATATTGAATTAA
- a CDS encoding methyltransferase domain-containing protein, with translation MSESCCNTNTSNKAPNQFDHKDAIQERYGSAAQEKESCLCTPVGFNPVLLEAIPQEVIERDYGCGDPTKYVQKNDIVLDLGSGSGKNAFICAQIVGEEGKVIGVDQNPDMLSLSRSASKEVTKNIGFNNTEFLEGSIEKLDELDKDLNPLIADKSVDIILSNCVLNLVSPESRNNLLNNIKRVLNDNGRIAISDIVSNKKVPLRLQNDHDLWTGCISGAWYEPEFISDFKELGFKNLKFAERSAEPWKVIEDIEFRTVTLVGNI, from the coding sequence ATGTCTGAAAGTTGCTGTAATACAAACACGTCGAATAAAGCGCCAAATCAATTCGATCATAAAGATGCAATTCAAGAAAGATATGGCTCAGCCGCACAAGAAAAAGAAAGTTGTCTTTGTACACCAGTTGGATTTAATCCCGTTTTACTTGAAGCAATTCCTCAAGAGGTTATAGAAAGAGACTATGGGTGTGGTGATCCAACAAAATATGTTCAAAAAAATGATATAGTCTTAGATCTTGGAAGTGGTAGCGGCAAAAATGCTTTCATTTGTGCCCAAATTGTTGGGGAAGAAGGGAAAGTTATTGGAGTTGATCAGAATCCTGACATGCTTTCTTTATCAAGATCAGCATCTAAAGAAGTTACAAAAAATATAGGTTTCAACAATACAGAATTTCTAGAAGGTTCAATTGAAAAACTTGATGAATTAGATAAAGATTTAAATCCATTAATCGCAGATAAATCAGTTGATATTATTTTAAGTAATTGCGTTTTAAACTTGGTAAGTCCAGAATCTAGAAATAACCTTCTAAATAACATAAAAAGAGTTTTAAACGATAATGGAAGAATTGCAATTAGCGATATCGTCTCTAACAAAAAAGTTCCTTTAAGATTGCAAAATGATCATGATTTATGGACAGGATGTATTAGTGGAGCATGGTATGAGCCAGAGTTTATTAGTGATTTTAAAGAACTAGGATTTAAAAATTTAAAATTTGCAGAAAGGAGCGCTGAACCTTGGAAAGTAATAGAGGATATTGAATTTAGAACAGTAACTTTAGTGGGCAATATTTAA